The genomic DNA TTGTAAGAcgtttttcttttaacaaagtCTTCATGCTTCATGTGTGTTTTCTCCCTGCAAGCTTTTATTTGACTGAACTTTGGCGATCTCGGTAGTTAGGCCTTGGTAGATCGATCCTCAAATCGCAACCTTAGATTCACAAATAGTTGAAGTAGATCTAATAAAAACTTTGAAGAGGCGAAACTTAAACCTGACTTGTCGTGTAGCGACGCTAGACCATGTCAAAGCGAGCTTTCGCTAGCTTTAGGTCGTAGGTCCGCGTAAGAAGTTTTTCCGATCCGTCCAAAGAGTCAGGAATCACCGTAGCGAGCTTGTAAACTGAGCTTGTAGACTTGGCGTATACCCCTTCCCCCTAGCTCGCAGTTCGTTGTGCGGACTGGGAGCTAATGCCGACTTTCTCTTCCCTTTGCGAAGTTTGACCGTCGTCTCGGGACTTGTCATATTCTCGGGAATAATTGCCGGTTTTTGGGAATAGCCTTGGTTTATAAATAGCCTGATATGACCCCTTGAGACGTACTTCATGaggttcttttctttttatcctGGCGATGGTGCTTCAGCTGCGGTCCCCATGCAGTGCGGCAATCTTCTTCAGCCTTGGTGTTTCTGTTGAGGCTACCTTTCTGTCCTCTGAGGGAGATTGTCGGACTGCTGGGGTCACGGCTGAAGGTTGCTGAAGATTGGGGAAGAATTGCTGAAGGTCGGACGGATCGGAAGATACCGCTCGTTCTGCCATCGCCCTGGTGTATGTTCTGAGACAGTTTTCCGGTTGAAATCTGTATCAGAATATACACCAAGGGCAATGGCGGTGGAGAGCTGCTTTTCTGCAGATGAAGTTCACCATGGGAGGGCGTTTGGAGCTGACATTTCTTCGTAGGGGAGCAGAGACCGTTGCGGGCTCAGGCTACCTTGTAGCTTATGTAGGCATTTTTCCTTCACGTTGTAGCTTGGTAGATAGTTCTTGTATGACACGTTCTTTGTAATAACATATTCGTTCGCTTTGATTTAATCCCGGATTCTTGAAGAGCAGTTTCTcgaacgattttttttttttttttagatcgTTTGATTGTTGGTCGCAAACGGTCTGTCCTTAATGCTTTGCTTAGCTAAGTAGTAAGTTGCAAATGACACCTAAGCGCTTTAGCTACCTTGCTGACGAGCCTGAAGTGCTGATTTTCAGTGTATCCAGGAGCTTTTTACGATCGGATTAAGTCGAGAGATCAGTAGCTCGTGGGTCGCGTTTGTTGCGCATAGCTGCTTCCCAAGCCATGATAATAAGAATAATCAAATCGGTTATCGTCTCTGCCCAGAATTTAATCAAGAGGAATGTCCGGAAAGGTCGCGGAATGTCTTTAGCTAATTTTCCGCATAGTATATAGGGGAATAGCTTCGCGTTAAATTGAAGATCTTGCCgagatatatgtccaggtaggttGCATAGcgacctcagctaacataccaggGCACTTCCGTAAATTCGCGTAGAAATTGAAAATCcggccaagatatatgtccaggtaggtcgcatagcgacctcagctaacataccatggcgcTGCTTGTAAATTTGCGAAGAATTTGAAAATTcggccaagatatatgtccaggtaggtcgcatagcgacctcagctaacataccatggcgcTGCTTGTAGTTGGCTTGGGAGGGGACACCCAGGTAGATCGCAGACCATGATTTTTATTCAAGATGAAAGGGGGTCTCAGTTAGTGATCCCTTTGCTCGAGGTGGAAGTGGTTGCCTAGGTAGGCGCCAAACCGTGACATtgggtcaagatgaatgggcctCAGCTAGCGAACCACGACCTGGGGGAGGACCAAGAggaatgctcagataagccacaaaccataGCCCGTCGACTAAGatgaatgggccccagctcgcaaaccatggttttTTACCCCTCCCCAAAAAATGTTAAAGTGCTATAGTGGAGGACAGGTAACAAAGTTCGACAAAATTGATCAGCCAGAAACTTATTAATCTCAATCGAgcttaaaaaattttaacatgAAACATAAGAATAGAAACACTTCTACTGATGGTAGGGGCGGAGGTGCTCCGCGTTCCAGGCTCGCGGGAGGACGGCTGCATCCACGTTGGCCAGATGGTATCCCCCGTTTCCCAAGTCCTTGTGGATAACAAAAGGTCCTTCCCAGTTCGGGCCTAGCGTGCCGTCACTGGCTTTTCGAGCGCCGATGAGTACTAGGCGTAGCACGCGATCTCCGAGCTTGTACCGTCTGAGCCGAACTTTTCTGTTGTAGTAACGCACTACCCTTTGCTGGTAGATGGCGATCCGTAGGCGAGCTGTGTCTCTAGCCTCCTCAAGTAGATCTAGATTCGCGGCTAGGAGTTCGTCATTTCCCTCCGGGTTAAAGGTGGCTCTTCGCTGACTGGTCACCTTGTGTTCAGCTGGGATCATTGCCTCGGACCCATAGACCAACGAGAAAGGAGTCTCAGCCGTGCTAGTTCGAGCTGTCGTCCGATACGCCCAAAGCACCGTTTGTAGTTCGTCCGCCCAAGCGCCCTTCCTGTCTTCCAGCTTCGTCTTCAGGGTGTGCTTGATTATcttgttgactgcttcgacctgccaATTGGCCTGGGGGTGGTCTACGGCCGTGAAGCTCTTTTGGATTCCCAatgactcgcagaattggatgaattgctcgctggtgaattgagTTCTGTTGTCTGTGACTATCTGCTGTGGGACCCCAAACCTGCAAATGATATTATTCCAGACAAATTTTTGTACCTTGGAGCTGGAGATTTCAGCGAGCTCTTTCGCTTcggcccatttggtgaagtaatcaacTGCCACGATGGCATGCTTGCAATTGCCACGAGCTGTTGGGAGCGGCCCAATCAGGTCCATACCCCAGATAGCAAACGGCCACGAGCTGTTCATCTGTTGAAGGTAGGCCGATGGAGCCCGCGGGACATTAGCGAACCGTTGGCACTTGTCACACTTTTTCACCAAGTTGATCGCGTCTTGTTTCATCATAGGCCAATAGAATCCCTGCCGAAGGGCCTTCTGGGCTAGTGACAGAGCCTCGGTGTGGTTGCCGCAGTGCCCATCATGTATTTCCTCCAGCACGGTCTGACAGTCAGAGCCCTCAATACATCTTAACAATGGAGCTGTGAATCCTCGTTTATACAACACCTCATCGTAGATACAGTAGCGAACGGCTCGAGCTCGCAGTTTGCGCGCTTCTAGTTTATCTGTCGGTAGCTTTCCTTCCCGTAGGTACTCCAGAATGGGGCTCATCCATGAGCCCTGGGATGCGTGAACCACCATCGTCTCGGCCGGTTGCTCCATGCTAGGGGTGGCTAAAAACTCCACTGGTATAGCCCCTAGAAACTCTATGTCTCGCGCAGTAGCTAGCCGAGCCAGTGCATCTGCATGGGAATTCTGAGAGCTTGGAATTTGGCGTACTTCGAACCTCTGGAAGGGAATTAGAAGTTCGCGTACTTTGAGCaggtatgctgccatcttcacCCCCTTCGCCTGATATTCCCCGCGTATTTGGTTGACAACGAGTTGGGAATCGCTGAAAATTATCAGTTCTTCAGCTCGCACCTCCTTTGCCAAGCGCAGCCCTGCGAGCAGCGCCTCGTACTCGGCCTCGTTATTGGTAGCTCGGAAACCGAATCGCAGGGCGCATAGTATTCTGTGGCCCTccgggcttattagcataactcCTGCCCCAGCTCCTTGCTCGCTCGATGACCCGTCAACGTACAACTCCCAGGACGGTCCTTCCGAGGTCTCTCCTTCTACTCGGGTCGTTTCAGTGAATTCAGCGATAAAATCCGCTAGTGCCTGCCCCTTGATTGCCACTCTTGGTTTGTATTCCaagtcgaactgagcgagctcaattgCCCATTTCAGCAGGCGGCCCGATGTGTCTGGCTTCTGCAAAATCTGCCTCAAGGGGTACTTAGTTAGAACATCGATCTGATGGGCCTGGAAATATGGACGTAATTTCCTCGATGCTATGACCAAGCAGTATGCGAGCTTCTCCATCGATGTGTACCTCGTTTCTGCGTCCACCAACCTCTTGCTAATATAATAAACGGGGTATTTCACCCCTTCCTCCTCCCGAACCAAGGCTGCGCTGAGAGCATGCGCCGACACTCCTAGGTAGATCACCAGTTTTTCCCCATCTCGGGGTTTTGAAAGTAGCGGAGCTTGCCCCATATACTCCTTCAGCTGCTGGAAGGCGAGCTCACACTCCTCACTCCAACTGAAACCTTGGGCTTTTCGCAACGTATTGAAGAAA from Diospyros lotus cultivar Yz01 chromosome 4, ASM1463336v1, whole genome shotgun sequence includes the following:
- the LOC127799747 gene encoding uncharacterized protein LOC127799747 — protein: MMFEAQIGKTMEVYVDNMLVKSEQVADHVRNLGETFKILRSYNMKLNPLKCAFGVASKRFLGFMVNSRGIEANPGKIKALLDMRSPVRMKDVQSLTGQVAALSRFISKATDKCIPFFNTLRKAQGFSWSEECELAFQQLKEYMGQAPLLSKPRDGEKLVIYLGVSAHALSAALVREEEGVKYPVYYISKRLVDAETRYTSMEKLAYCLVIASRKLRPYFQAHQIDVLTKYPLRQILQKPDTSGRLLKWAIELAQFDLEYKPRVAIKGQALADFIAEFTETTRVEGETSEGPSWELYVDGSSSEQGAGAGVMLISPEGHRILCALRFGFRATNNEAEYEALLAGLRLAKEVRAEELIIFSDSQLVVNQIRGEYQAKGVKMAAYLLKVRELLIPFQRFEVRQIPSSQNSHADALARLATARDIEFLGAIPVEFLATPSMEQPAETMVVHASQGSWMSPILEYLREGKLPTDKLEARKLRARAVRYCIYDEVLYKRGFTAPLLRCIEGSDCQTVLEEIHDGHCGNHTEALSLAQKALRQGFYWPMMKQDAINLVKKCDKCQRFANVPRAPSAYLQQMNSSWPFAIWGMDLIGPLPTARGNCKHAIVAVDYFTKWAEAKELAEISSSKVQKFVWNNIICRFGVPQQIVTDNRTQFTSEQFIQFCESLGIQKSFTAVDHPQANWQVEAVNKIIKHTLKTKLEDRKGAWADELQTVLWAYRTTARTSTAETPFSLVYGSEAMIPAEHKVTSQRRATFNPEGNDELLAANLDLLEEARDTARLRIAIYQQRVVRYYNRKVRLRRYKLGDRVLRLVLIGARKASDGTLGPNWEGPFVIHKDLGNGGYHLANVDAAVLPRAWNAEHLRPYHQ